The following proteins are encoded in a genomic region of Phoenix dactylifera cultivar Barhee BC4 unplaced genomic scaffold, palm_55x_up_171113_PBpolish2nd_filt_p 001303F, whole genome shotgun sequence:
- the LOC120108379 gene encoding uncharacterized protein K02A2.6-like — protein sequence MRNFVWKSIICRFGLPRILISDNGRQFDNIRFRKFCSELGINHRNTPVAHPQTNGETEVTNRTILQGLKARLDRSKGQWVEDLYNVLWAYRTIFRLPTGETPFNLAYETEAVSPLEVGLPSPRMEHYNAASNFSQLRGNLDLIEETKKAARVRMARYQRKTAQYYNSRVKAKLFKVGDLILRRAEASQPTEQKKLAPKLGRTLPNRASPTARSIQIGVS from the coding sequence atGCGGAATTTTGTGTGGAAGTCGATCATCTGTAGATTtggactcccccgcatccttatatctgataacGGTCGTCAGTTTGACAACATCCGTTTCAGaaaattctgctccgagctcggcatcaaTCACCGCAACACCCCAGTCGCCCATCCACAaacaaatggagaaaccgaAGTGACGAATCGCACCATCCTTCAGggactcaaagccaggctcgaccggTCCAAGGGGCAATGGGTTGAAGACCTCTACAATGTCCTCTGGGCCTACAGAACAATATTTCGactccccaccggcgagacccccttcaacctggcataCGAAACGGAAGCTGTTAGTCCTCTGGAAGTCGGGCTCCCCTCACCAAGAATGGAACACTACAATGCAGCCTCCAACTTCTCCCAACTCAGGGGCAACCTGGACCTCATCGAGGAAACCAAGAAGGCggcccgagttcgtatggcgaggtatcAACGGAAAACAGCacagtactacaactccagagtaaaagccaagctcttcaaagtaggagaTCTCATCCTCAGGAGGGCTGAGGCTTCTCAGCCCACCGAGCAGAAGAAACTAgcccccaaactgggaaggaccttacCGAATCGTGCAAGTCCAACGGCCCGGAGCATACAAATTGGAGTCTCTTGA